In one window of Nicotiana tabacum cultivar K326 chromosome 12, ASM71507v2, whole genome shotgun sequence DNA:
- the LOC107777406 gene encoding AAA-ATPase At3g50940: MAPELDMANVKAVVSTVASVAATAMLVRSIANDFIPKEFRSYIFDSFPDIFRRFSSQFTVLIHEFQGPSPNLVFEAVEVYLGTIANSSAKSIRLGKTENDKNLVITMDKDEEIIDVFENIKVTWRMECRRIESGSQNDEIKDMIAALSSELRCYELSFHKKHKEMVMKSYLPYIMERSKATKEESRAIKLYSNFRNWGSDGMNLEHPMTFDTLAMEEEIKNVLIDDLASFVKGKEYYNRIGKAWKRGYLLYGPPGTGKSSLIAAMANHLNYDIYDLDLTEVRSNSNLRSLLLGMSGRSILVIEDIDCSIKLENREKEEEKENKHNRVTLSGILNFLDGIWSCCGEERIIVVTTNHIDKLDAALLRPGRMDMHIYMSYCKLSSFKQLVFNYLRIQEHKLFDKIGQLLEAVEVTPAEVAGELLKSTNPNISLQSLIEFLQNKIAENKMKAEMDLTLQNEKPEEEPKDTTNSESTLDSSEDLTHVVNL, translated from the exons ATGGCTCCTGAATTAGATATGGCTAATGTTAAAGCTGTTGTCTCTACTGTTGCCTCTGTTGCTGCTACAGCAATGCTAGTTCGTAGCATAGCAAATGATTTCATTCCAAAAGAATTCCGAAGCTACATTTTTGACAGCTTCCCCGATATCTTTCGTCGTTTCTCTTCTCAATTCACCGTTCTTATCCATGAATTTCAAGGACCATCCCCGAACCTGGTGTTCGAGGCAGTAGAAGTTTATTTAGGAACCATAGCGAACTCTTCAGCTAAAAGTATTCGATTAGGGAAGACTGAGAATGACAAGAATCTTGTCATTACAATGGACAAAGACGAAGAGATAATCGATGTTTTTGAGAATATTAAGGTAACATGGAGAATGGAGTGTAGACGTATCGAGTCAGGTAGCCAGAACGACGAGATAAAAGATATGATTGCTGCATTAAGTTCTGAACTTAGATGTTATGAGCTGAGTTTTCACAAGAAACACAAGGAAATGGTAATGAAATCGTATTTGCCTTACATTATGGAAAGATCAAAGGCAACGAAAGAAGAATCCAGGGCTATAAAATTGTATTCAAATTTCAGAAACTGGGGTTCTGATGGTATGAATCTTGAACATCCTATGACATTTGACACTCTGGCTATGGAGGAAGAGATCAAGAACGTGCTAATTGATGACTTGGCCAGTTTTGTTAAGGGGAAAGAGTACTACAACCGGATTGGGAAAGCTTGGAAACGAGGCTATTTGTTATATGGTCCTCCTGGAACTGGTAAATCGAGTTTGATTGCTGCTATGGCGAATCATTTGAACTATGATATCTACGATTTGGATCTTACAGAAGTTCGTAGCAATTCAAATCTAAGGTCGTTGTTACTTGGCATGTCTGGTCGTTCCATACTTGTGATCGAGGACATTGACTGCAGTATCAAGCTAGAAAACAGAGAAAaggaggaagaaaaggaaaataagcaCAATAGG GTGACACTGTCGGGAATACTTAATTTTCTTGACGGGATTTGGTCGTGTTGTGGAGAGGAACGGATAATCGTTGTCACTACCAATCACATAGATAAACTAGATGCAGCATTGCTCCGGCCGGGTAGAATGGATATGCACATTTACATGTCATATTGCAAGTTATCCTCTTTCAAGCAACTGGTTTTCAATTACTTGAGGATTCAGGAACATAAATTGTTTGATAAGATTGGACAACTCTTAGAAGCAGTGGAGGTTACTCCTGCAGAAGTTGCAGGAGAACTGTTAAAAagcacgaatccaaatatatctCTTCAAAGTCTTATTGAATTTCTTCAAAacaaaattgcagaaaataagaTGAAAGCTGAGATGGATTTGACATTGCAGAATGAGAAACCAGAGGAAGAACCAAAGGATACAACAAATTCTGAATCTACACTTGACTCTTCTGAGGATCTCACTCACGTTGTTAATCTCTAG
- the LOC107777405 gene encoding phosphoenolpyruvate carboxylase isoform X1 yields MATRNLEKLASIDAQLRALVPGKVSEDDKLVEYDALLLDRFLDILQDLHGEDLKEMVQECYELSAEYEGKHDPKKLEELGNVLTSLDPGDSIVIAKAFSHMLNLANLAEEVQIAYRRRQKLKRGDFADENNATTESDIEETFKKLVGDLKKSPQEVFDALKNQTVDLVLTAHPTQSVRRSLLQKHGRIRDCLAQLYAKDITPDDKQELDEALQREIQAAFRTDEIRRTAPTPQDEMRAGMSYFHETIWKGVPKFLRRVDTALKNIGINERLPYNAPLIQFSSWMGGDRDGNPRVTPEVTRDVCLLARMMAANLYYSQIEELMFELSMWRCNDDLRIRAAELYRSSRRDTKHYIEFWKTIPPSEPYRVILGDVRDKLYQTRERTRQMLAHGISDIPEDATYNNVEQFLEPLELCYRSLCECGDRPIADGSLLDFLRQVSTFGLSFVRLDIRQESDRHTDVLDAITQHLEIGSYREWSEERRQEWLLSELSGKRPLFGPDLPRTEEIADVLDTLHVIAELPSDCFGAYIISMATAPSDVLAVELLQRECHVKQPLRVVPLFEKLDDLESAPAAVARLFSIEWYRNRINGKQEVMVGYSDSGKDAGRFSAAWQLYKAQEELIKVAKEHGVKLTMFHGRGGTVGRGGGPTHLAILSQPPDTIQGSLRVTVQGEVIEQSFGEEHLCFRTLQRFTAATLEHGMHPPVSPKPEWRALMDEIAVIATEKYRSIVFKEPRFVEYFRLATPELEYGRMNIGSRPSKRKPSGGIESLRAIPWIFAWTQTRFHLPVWLGFGAAFKYAIDKDIKNLRMFHEMYNEWPFFRVTIDLVEMVFAKGNPGIAALYDKLLVSEDLLPFGELLRSNYEETRSLLLQIAGHKDLLEGDPYLKQRLRLRDSYITTLNLLQAYTLKRIRDPNYHVTLRPHISKDYMESKSAAELVQLNPTSEYAPGLEDTLILTMKGIAAGLQNTG; encoded by the exons ATGGCGACACGGAATTTGGAGAAATTGGCATCAATTGATGCACAGTTAAGGGCATTGGTTCCTGGCAAAGTTTCTGAGGATGATAAGTTGGTTGAGTATGATGCTTTGCTTTTGGATCGGTTTCTTGATATTCTTCAGGATTTACATGGGGAAGATCTTAAGGAAATG GTCCAAGAATGTTATGAACTTTCTGCGGAATACGAAGGCAAGCACGATCCAAAGAAGCTGGAGGAGCTTGGAAATGTGTTGACAAGTTTGGATCCAGGGGATTCCATTGTCATTGCTAAAGCTTTCTCTCACATGCTTAATTTGGCCAACTTGGCCGAGGAGGTGCAGATCGCCTACCGTCGACGACAAAAGTTGAAAAGGGGGGACTTTGCTGATGAGAACAATGCAACAACTGAATCAGATATTGAAGAAACTTTCAAGAAACTTGTAGGGGACTTGAAAAAGTCTCCTCAAGAAGTTTTCGATGCTCTGAAAAATCAGACTGTGGATTTAGTCTTAACTGCTCATCCTACTCAATCTGTCCGAAGATCTTTGCTTCAAAAGCACGGAAG GATCCGAGATTGCTTGGCTCAGTTGTATGCTAAAGACATTACACCCGATGATAAACAAGAGCTCGATGAGGCTTTACAGAGGGAG ATTCAAGCTGCTTTCCGCACTGATGAAATTCGGAGGACTGCTCCAACTCCACAAGATGAAATGAGAGCTGGAATGAGCTACTTTCATGAAACTATTTGGAAGGGTGTTCCAAAGTTCCTTCGTCGTGTTGATACAGCTCTTAAAAACATAGGGATTAACGAACGACTTCCTTACAATGCTCCTCTTATTCAATTCTCCTCTTGGATGGGTGGTGACCGGGATG GCAATCCAAGAGTGACTCCTGAGGTCACAAGAGATGTCTGCTTACTAGCAAGAATGATGGCAGCGAATTTGTACTATTCGCAAATAGAGGAACTCATGTTTGAG TTATCTATGTGGCGTTGCAATGATGACCTTCGTATTCGAGCAGCTGAACTTTACAGGTCCTCAAGGAGGGACACTAAGCACTACATAG AATTTTGGAAAACAATTCCGCCAAGTGAACCATACCGTGTAATTCTTGGCGATGTGAGAGATAAGCTGTATCAGACACGTGAGCGTACTCGCCAAATGTTAGCCCATGGAATCTCTGATATTCCTGAGGATGCAACTTATAATAATGTTGAGCAG TTCTTGGAACCTCTTGAACTCTGCTACAGATCTCTTTGTGAATGTGGTGATCGCCCCATTGCCGATGGAAGCCTTCTGGATTTTCTTAGACAAGTTTCTACCTTTGGACTCTCATTTGTTAGACTTGACATAAGACAAGAGTCAGACCGCCACACTGACGTCCTTGATGCCATTACCCAGCACTTGGAAATCGGTTCATATCGAGAGTGGTCTGAAGAACGTAGACAGGAGTGGCTTCTTTCTGAACTCAGCGGCAAGAGACCTTTATTTGGACCTGATCTTCCAAGAACCGAAGAAATTGCTGACGTCTTGGATACGCTCCATGTCATAGCAGAACTTCCATCTGACTGCTTCGGGGCATATATCATCTCAATGGCCACTGCACCATCTGACGTGCTTGCAGTTGAGCTCCTACAGCGTGAATGCCATGTGAAGCAACCTTTACGAGTGGTTCCACTTTTCGAAAAGTTGGATGATCTGGAGTCTGCTCCTGCGGCTGTTGCACGTCTCTTTTCGATTGAGTGGTACAGAAACCGGATTAACGGTAAACAAGAGGTCATGGTCGGGTATTCAGACTCTGGCAAGGATGCTGGTCGTTTCTCAGCAGCGTGGCAGCTATATAAGGCTCAAGAGGAGCTTATAAAAGTTGCCAAAGAACATGGTGTGAAGCTAACTATGTTCCACGGTAGAGGTGGTACAGTAGGAAGAGGAGGTGGGCCCACCCATCTTGCTATATTGTCTCAGCCACCAGATACAATTCAGGGATCTCTCCGTGTCACAGTTCAGGGTGAAGTTATCGAGCAATCGTTTGGGGAGGAACACTTGTGTTTTAGGACTCTCCAACGTTTCACTGCTGCTACCCTTGAACATGGGATGCATCCACCCGTCTCTCCCAAACCAGAATGGCGTGCACTTATGGATGAAATCGCGGTTATTGCTACAGAGAAGTATAGGTCAATAGTTTTCAAAGAACCTCGATTTGTTGAGTACTTCCGCTTGGCCACACCTGAGTTAGAGTATGGTCGAATGAACATTGGAAGCCGTCCATCAAAGCGTAAACCTAGTGGAGGAATAGAATCACTCAGAGCTATTCCATGGATCTTTGCCTGGACGCAAACTAGGTTTCATCTCCCCGTCTGGCTTGGCTTTGGGGCGGCATTTAAGTATGCCATTGACAAGGATATAAAAAACCTTCGCATGTTTCACGAAATGTACAATGAATGGCCATTCTTTAGAGTCACTATTGACTTGGTTGAGATGGTGTTCGCCAAGGGAAACCCCGGTATTGCAGCTTTGTATGACAAGCTTCTCGTTTCAGAAGATTTGTTGCCTTTCGGCGAGCTTTTGAGGTCCAACTACGAGGAGACAAGGAGCCTCCTACTCCAG ATTGCTGGACACAAGGATCTTCTGGAGGGAGACCCCTACTTGAAACAACGACTCAGGCTGCGTGATTCCTACATCACAACCTTAAACTTGTTGCAAGCCTACACTCTCAAGCGTATACGTGATCCTAACTATCATGTCACGCTAAGGCCTCATATTTCGAAGGATTACATGGAATCGAAGTCAGCTGCTGAACTTGTGCAGCTGAACCCGACAAGTGAATATGCCCCCGGCTTGGAGGACACACTCATCTTGACAATGAAGGGTATTGCTGCTGGACTGCAGAACACCGGTTAA
- the LOC107777405 gene encoding phosphoenolpyruvate carboxylase (The RefSeq protein has 4 substitutions, 2 frameshifts compared to this genomic sequence), protein MATRSLEKLASIDAQLRALVPGKVSEDDKLVEYDALLLDRFLDILQDLHGEDLKETVQECYELSAEYEGKHDPKKLEELGNVLTSLDPGDSIVIAKAFSHMLNLANLAEEVQIAYRRRQKLKRGDFADENNATTESDIEETFKKLVGDLKKSPQEVFDALKNQTVDLVLTAHPTQSVRRSLLQKHGRIRDCLAQLYAKDITPDDKQELDEALQREIQAAFRTDEIRRTAPTPQDEMRAGMSYFHETIWKGVPKFLRRVDTALKNIGINERLPYNAPLIQFSSWMGGDRDGNPRVTLEVTRDVCLLARMMAANLYYSQIEELMFELSMWRCNDDLRIRAAELYRSSRRDTKHYIEFWKTIPPSEPYRVILGDVRDKLYQTRERTRQMLAHGISDIPEDATYNNVEQFLEPLELCYRSLCECGDRPIADGSLLDFLRQVSTFGLSFVRLDIRQESDRHTDVLDAITQHLEIGSYREWSEERRQEWLLSELSGKRPLFGPDLPRTEEIADVLDTLHVIAELPSDCFGAYIISMATAPSDVLAVELLQRECHVKQPLRVVPLFEKLDDLESASAAVARLFSIEWYRNRINGKQEVMVGYSDSGKDAGRFSAAWQLYKAQEELIKVAKEHGVKLTMFHGRGGTVGRGGGPTHLAILSQPPDTIQGSLRVTVQGEVIEQSFGEEHLCFRTLQRFTAATLEHGMHPPVSPKPEWRALMDEIAVIATEKYRSIVFKEPRFVEYSALATPELEYGRMNIGSRPSKRKPSGGIESLRAIPWIFAWTQTRFHLPVWLGFGAAFKYAIDKDIKNLRMFHEMYNEWPFFRVTIDLVEMVFAKGNPGIAALYDKLLVSEDLLPFGELLRSNYEETRSLLLQIAGHKDLLEGDPYLKQRLRLRDSYITTLNLLQAYTLKRIRDPNYHVTLRPHISKDYMESKSAAELVQLNPTSEYAPGLEDTLILTMKGIAAGLQNTG, encoded by the exons ATGGCGACACGGAATTTGGAGAAATTGGCATCAATTGATGCACAGTTAAGGGCATTGGTTCCTGGCAAAGTTTCTGAGGATGATAAGTTGGTTGAGTATGATGCTTTGCTTTTGGATCGGTTTCTTGATATTCTTCAGGATTTACATGGGGAAGATCTTAAGGAAATG GTCCAAGAATGTTATGAACTTTCTGCGGAATACGAAGGCAAGCACGATCCAAAGAAGCTGGAGGAGCTTGGAAATGTGTTGACAAGTTTGGATCCAGGGGATTCCATTGTCATTGCTAAAGCTTTCTCTCACATGCTTAATTTGGCCAACTTGGCCGAGGAGGTGCAGATCGCCTACCGTCGACGACAAAAGTTGAAAAGGGGGGACTTTGCTGATGAGAACAATGCAACAACTGAATCAGATATTGAAGAAACTTTCAAGAAACTTGTAGGGGACTTGAAAAAGTCTCCTCAAGAAGTTTTCGATGCTCTGAAAAATCAGACTGTGGATTTAGTCTTAACTGCTCATCCTACTCAATCTGTCCGAAGATCTTTGCTTCAAAAGCACGGAAG GATCCGAGATTGCTTGGCTCAGTTGTATGCTAAAGACATTACACCCGATGATAAACAAGAGCTCGATGAGGCTTTACAGAGGGAG ATTCAAGCTGCTTTCCGCACTGATGAAATTCGGAGGACTGCTCCAACTCCACAAGATGAAATGAGAGCTGGAATGAGCTACTTTCATGAAACTATTTGGAAGGGTGTTCCAAAGTTCCTTCGTCGTGTTGATACAGCTCTTAAAAACATAGGGATTAACGAACGACTTCCTTACAATGCTCCTCTTATTCAATTCTCCTCTTGGATGGGTGGTGACCGGGATG GCAATCCAAGAGTGACTCCTGAGGTCACAAGAGATGTCTGCTTACTAGCAAGAATGATGGCAGCGAATTTGTACTATTCGCAAATAGAGGAACTCATGTTTGAG TTATCTATGTGGCGTTGCAATGATGACCTTCGTATTCGAGCAGCTGAACTTTACAGGTCCTCAAGGAGGGACACTAAGCACTACATAG AATTTTGGAAAACAATTCCGCCAAGTGAACCATACCGTGTAATTCTTGGCGATGTGAGAGATAAGCTGTATCAGACACGTGAGCGTACTCGCCAAATGTTAGCCCATGGAATCTCTGATATTCCTGAGGATGCAACTTATAATAATGTTGAGCAG TTCTTGGAACCTCTTGAACTCTGCTACAGATCTCTTTGTGAATGTGGTGATCGCCCCATTGCCGATGGAAGCCTTCTGGATTTTCTTAGACAAGTTTCTACCTTTGGACTCTCATTTGTTAGACTTGACATAAGACAAGAGTCAGACCGCCACACTGACGTCCTTGATGCCATTACCCAGCACTTGGAAATCGGTTCATATCGAGAGTGGTCTGAAGAACGTAGACAGGAGTGGCTTCTTTCTGAACTCAGCGGCAAGAGACCTTTATTTGGACCTGATCTTCCAAGAACCGAAGAAATTGCTGACGTCTTGGATACGCTCCATGTCATAGCAGAACTTCCATCTGACTGCTTCGGGGCATATATCATCTCAATGGCCACTGCACCATCTGACGTGCTTGCAGTTGAGCTCCTACAGCGTGAATGCCATGTGAAGCAACCTTTACGAGTGGTTCCACTTTTCGAAAAGTTGGATGATCTGGAGTCTGCTCCTGCGGCTGTTGCACGTCTCTTTTCGATTGAGTGGTACAGAAACCGGATTAACGGTAAACAAGAGGTCATGGTCGGGTATTCAGACTCTGGCAAGGATGCTGGTCGTTTCTCAGCAGCGTGGCAGCTATATAAGGCTCAAGAGGAGCTTATAAAAGTTGCCAAAGAACATGGTGTGAAGCTAACTATGTTCCACGGTAGAGGTGGTACAGTAGGAAGAGGAGGTGGGCCCACCCATCTTGCTATATTGTCTCAGCCACCAGATACAATTCAGGGATCTCTCCGTGTCACAGTTCAGGGTGAAGTTATCGAGCAATCGTTTGGGGAGGAACACTTGTGTTTTAGGACTCTCCAACGTTTCACTGCTGCTACCCTTGAACATGGGATGCATCCACCCGTCTCTCCCAAACCAGAATGGCGTGCACTTATGGATGAAATCGCGGTTATTGCTACAGAGAAGTATAGGTCAATAGTTTTCAAAGAACCTCGATTTGTTGAGTA TTCC TTGGCCACACCTGAGTTAGAGTATGGTCGAATGAACATTGGAAGCCGTCCATCAAAGCGTAAACCTAGTGGAGGAATAGAATCACTCAGAGCTATTCCATGGATCTTTGCCTGGACGCAAACTAGGTTTCATCTCCCCGTCTGGCTTGGCTTTGGGGCGGCATTTAAGTATGCCATTGACAAGGATATAAAAAACCTTCGCATGTTTCACGAAATGTACAATGAATGGCCATTCTTTAGAGTCACTATTGACTTGGTTGAGATGGTGTTCGCCAAGGGAAACCCCGGTATTGCAGCTTTGTATGACAAGCTTCTCGTTTCAGAAGATTTGTTGCCTTTCGGCGAGCTTTTGAGGTCCAACTACGAGGAGACAAGGAGCCTCCTACTCCAG ATTGCTGGACACAAGGATCTTCTGGAGGGAGACCCCTACTTGAAACAACGACTCAGGCTGCGTGATTCCTACATCACAACCTTAAACTTGTTGCAAGCCTACACTCTCAAGCGTATACGTGATCCTAACTATCATGTCACGCTAAGGCCTCATATTTCGAAGGATTACATGGAATCGAAGTCAGCTGCTGAACTTGTGCAGCTGAACCCGACAAGTGAATATGCCCCCGGCTTGGAGGACACACTCATCTTGACAATGAAGGGTATTGCTGCTGGACTGCAGAACACCGGTTAA
- the LOC107763490 gene encoding uncharacterized protein LOC107763490, with product MLSSAPKRDKIPPSFIKNDNDLQSYLLDVTIDGMRPCVKIFVVENEFEEGVEVPVERSHQGSNAAAAPPPTTTTTQPPILEVEEERMVKDGFNGFSDDLHDFGDNKINWYGPEDADGAKELLDIVSRAVGDEGLVDSLSTQHSHPDGTGFFLGKCFDNKLDLIKQLEIASVKMHLMFCMKKSSSKLTSVACRDVSCPWKLCALKYESFDRVFFTKHHGKHTCGVQHISSHHPNPSSKILDAYYQERSWKVGEIAKAIIRGTQEEGYVLLETYRHFMISYNEGSIVDLKVDAKLHFRYFFLYVGAFIKGFAHMGKVIAVDGIFLSGRYGGCLLSAMAQDTENHIFPIAFYVVDKECDNSWTYFFEKLWHIVDDSDELCIISDRHLSIGNGFKNIFTAVHRGFCTHHIAENMRKRFHCGIFIKIYFLSHSHTILRNSLTICSICMIKAGK from the exons ATGCTTAGCTCTGCACCGAAGAGGGACAAGATTCCTCCTTCCTTCATTAAGAATGACAATGATTTGCAATCGTACCTCCTTGATGTTACAATTGATGGTATGAGGCCTTGTGTGAAGATATTTGTGGTTGAAAATGAGTTTGAAGAAGGGGTTGAAGTTCCTGTTGAAAGGTCTCATCAAGGTTCAAATGCCGCAGCTgcaccaccaccaacaacaacaacaacacaaccaCCAATTTTagaagtagaggaggaaagaatGGTGAAAGATGGCTTCAATGGATTTAGTGATGACTTGCATGATTTTGGTGACAATAAAATTAACTGGTATGGTCCAGAAGATGCAGATGGAGCGAAAGAGCTCCTAGATATTGTCAGTCGGGCAGTTGGGGATGAAGGTTTGGTGGACTCGTTATCTACACAACACAGCCACCCTGATGGTACAGGTTTTTTCCTTGGGAAATGTTTTGACAACAAATTGGATCTAATAAAACAGTTGGAGATTGCTTCTGTAAAAATGCATCTTATGTTTTGTATGAAGAAGAGTAGCAGTAAATTAACTTCAGTGGCATGCCGAGATGTGAGTTGCCCGTGGAAGTTATGCGCTTTAAAGTATGAGAGTTTTGATAGGGTTTTTTTTACCAAGCACCATGGCAAGCACACATGCGGGGTACAACACATATCAAGCCATCATCCTAACCCATCGTCGAAGATTTTGGATGCATATTACCAGGAACG GAGCTGGAAGGTAGGTGAAATAGCTAAGGCTATAATTAGGGGTACTCAGGAAGAAGGGTATGTTTTGTTGGAAACGTATCGCCATTTTATGATATCCTATAATGAAGGAAGTATTGTTGATTTGAAGGTTGATGCTAAATTGCATTTTCGATATTTTTTCTTATATGTCGGAGCTTTCATTAAGGGATTCGCGCATATGGGAAAGGTTATTGCTGTTGATGGGATATTTCTGAGTGGCAGGTATGGAGGTTGCTTGTTGTCTGCTATGGCACAAGACACAGAGAATCACATTTTTCCAATTGCATTTTATGTAGTCGATAAAGAGTGCGATAATTCTTGGACctacttttttgaaaagttgtgGCACATTGTTGACGACAGTGATGAATTGTGCATTATATCTGATCGGCATCTGTCTATTGGGAATggcttcaaaaatatttttactgcCGTTCATCGTGGTTTTTGCACGCATCACATTGCTGAAAATATGCGCAAGAGGTTTCATTGTGGAATTTTTATTAAGATTTATTTTCTGTCGCACAGTCATACAATACTGAGGAATTCTTTGACCATTTGCAGCATTTGCATGATAAAAGCAGGGAAGTAG